One region of Cheilinus undulatus linkage group 4, ASM1832078v1, whole genome shotgun sequence genomic DNA includes:
- the LOC121508528 gene encoding uncharacterized protein LOC121508528 — protein sequence MGTPHSERLRLKIVQQFQNNVPQREIAKNLGMSASTVHNIIKRFRESGGITVRKGQGRKPILDVRELRALKQHCIQNRHDTVVDITAWAQKHFKKTLSVNTVRRYIQKCVSAFFRSKESLANYGSGEDENEMETEESIAGSVDVQTQASAVKSTQNETQETNSGQRSAGNHEDEASSVESSLTNTDKSKDQEEAGGDSALQEHYLHKRRKTSQRSEIEKEGEGSSVKPHRSEPQVLSNNSSREEEDEECEAGPADVQKSLQESADQNMEEEVTTSNKIQETKADLNSQDGYVDIHSMDVAIDFSTKAHH from the exons ATGGGAACACCGCACAGTGAAAGACTACGCTTGAAAATAGTGcaacaatttcaaaataatgtccCTCAGCGTGAAATTGCAAAGAATTTGGGGATGTCGGCGTCTACCGTGCACAATatcattaaaagattcagagaatccgGAGGCATCACTGTTCGCAAGGGACAAGGCCGAAAACCAATACTGGATGTCCGAGAGCTTCGGGCACTCAAACAGCACTGCATTCAAAACAGACACGATACTGTGGTGGATATAACTGCctgggctcagaaacacttcaaaaaaaCACTGTCTGTAAACACGGTTCGTCGCTACATCCAAAAAT GTGTTTCCGCTTTTTTTCGTTCGAAAGAATCTTTAGCAAACTACGGCAGTGGAGAGGATGAAAATGAGATGGAAACGGAGGAGTCTATAGCTGGATCTGTTGACGTCCAAACTCAGGCATCTGCTGTG AAGTCAACGCAAAATGAAACCCAAGAGACAAACAGTGGCCAGAGGAGTGCTGGGAATCATGAGGATGAGGCTTCTTCTGTGGAGAGTTCCCTCACTAACACTGACAAAAGCAAG GACCAAGAAGAGGCTGGAGGGGATTCCGCTCTCCAGGAGCATTACCTTCATAAGAGGAGGAAAACCAGCCAGAGAAGTGAGATTGAAAAGGAAGGAGAAGGATCTTCAGTTA AACCTCACAGATCAGAGCCTCAGGTTTtgtcaaacaacagcagcagggaggaggaggatgaagagtgTGAAGCTGGACCTGCTGACGTCCAAAAGTCTTTGCAGGAGTCAGCTGATCAAAATATGGAGGAGGAG GTGACAACATCCAACAAAATCCAGGAGACCAAAGCTGACCTAAACAGTCAAGACGGATATGTTG aTATCCACAGCATGGATGTGGCCATTGATTTTTCAACAAAAGCGCATCATTGA
- the asah1b gene encoding acid ceramidase, whose product MGHCVFLTLAALFSLASTQFVPPYTEDCRAEMYPPKGPTFRGGVSWYTVDLDLPPSKRWAAVISDKKTELVSMVQAIKDLADDFVPSGRLIELVDITLPLMAVTLPEPFGEEMKGIAEVSGIPLGEIVLFNIFYEVFTVCTSIVAEDSKGNLIHGRNLDFGLFMGWDVKNKSWIISEKLKPLVVNLDFKRNNQTVFKSTNFAGYVGMLTGIKPHVFTLTMNERFSLDGGYIGILEWIFGNRDGMWMSFLTRSVLEKANSYEEAKNRLAQTKLLAPAYFILGGNSTGQGCIITRSRLLSLDVLEIDLKLGRWYVLETNYDHWKDPFFLDDRRTPAMKCMDQTTQTNISLKTMYDVLSTKPVLNKLTTYTTLMQVSEGNLESYIRDCPNPCMPW is encoded by the exons ATGGGCCACTGTGTTTTCTTAACTTTAGCGGCATTATTTTCCTTAGCATCGACACAGTTTGTACCGCCG TATACAGAAGACTGCAGGGCTGAGATGTACCCGCCAAAGGGTCCCAC GTTCAGAGGAGGTGTCAGCTGGTACACTGTGGACCTGGACCTGCCGCCCAGTAAGAGATGGGCAGCTGTCATTTCTGACAAGAAAACAGAA ctggtTAGCATGGTGCAGGCCATTAAAGACTTGGCGGATGACTTTGTGCCCAGTGGCAGGTTGATAGAGCTGGTGGACATCACACTA CCTTTGATGGCAGTTACACTCCCAGAACCTTTTGgtgaagaaatgaaaggaattgCAGAAGTTTCAGGGATTCCTCTAg GTGAAATCGTCTTGTTCAACATCTTCTATGAGGTATTCACAGTTTGCACATCGATTGTTGCAGAAGACAGTAAGG GTAACCTCATTCATGGCAGAAATCTTGACTTTGGCCTGTTTATGGG CTGGGATGTGAAAAACAAGTCATGGATCATTAGTGAGAAGCTGAAGCCTCTGGTGGTCAACCTCGACTTCAAGAGAAATAACCAGACGGTCTTCAAATCGACTAACTTTGCAGGATATGTCGGCATGCTGACTGGCATCAAGCCT cACGTTTTCACTCTGACCATGAACGAGCGCTTCAGCCTCGATGGTGGATACATCG GAATTCTAGAGTGGATCTTTGGAAACAGAGATGGGATGTGGATGAGCTTCCTCACTCGCTCTGTCCTAGAAAAGGCAAACAG CTACGAGGAAGCCAAAAATCGTCTGGCTCAGACCAAGCTGCTGGCTCCGGCTTACTTCATCCTCGGAGGAAACAGCACAGGCCAAGGCTGCATCATCACTCGGTCCAGACTGCTCAGTCTGGATGTCTTGGA GATTGACTTGAAGCTTGGCCGGTGGTACGTCCTGGAGACAAACTACGATCACTGGAAGGACCCATTCTTCCTGGACGATCGCAGAACCCCGGCCATGAAGTGCATGGACCAGACCACACAGACA AACATCTCTCTAAAGACCATGTACGATGTGCTATCAACTAAACCAGTGCTAAACAAG TTGACTACATACACAACCCTGATGCAAGTGTCTGAGGGAAATCTGGAGTCATACATCCGTGACTGTCCAAACCCATGCATGCCCTGGTAA